The Natrinema pellirubrum DSM 15624 region GCAGAACGACGGGGAGGGCCGAACCCTCTCGCTGCTGGGTATCGTCGGCGGCTGGGTCGGCGTCGCCCCCGCCGAGATCGACGGCCGCTCGAACCCGCCGCTGCGACTGATCGAGGGCGAAGACCACGAGATCGTCTGGACGAACGGCGATGGCTCGCGGCACAACTTCACCCTCGAGGACGAGGACGGCAACGTGATCGAGGCGACCGACTTCGTCGAGGAGCAGGGCGAATCGACCTCGCTGACGGTCACCGCCGAGGAGGGGATGGCGGGCTACTACTGCGTTCCCCATCCCGTCCAGATGCGCGGCCCGATCGAACTGATCGACGCCGACGAGGTCCACGAGTTGCGGGTACGGGTCGAAGACGAGAACGGCGACCCCCTCGGCGCGGAGGTGTTCGTCGGCGATCACCACTCCTTCTCCGACGTCGCCGCCAAACCGGGCCAACAGGAAGCGGAAGCACCGCCCGCAGTCGCCCGCTTCGATATGCTCGAGGACGGGGAGTATGACGTCGAGGTCTGGACCTACGGCCACGAGCGACTGACCGACACGGTGACGATCGACGGCGACGACGCCGCGTTCACCGCCACCCTGTCTGCAACCGAGCCCGGCGACCCGGCCGAGACCTACTCGATGCGACTCGAGGAGGGACGCTGGGTCGGGGTCGGCCCCGACGCCATCGCCGACGAGGAGAACCCGACGCTCGAACTCGAGGCCGGCGAGACCTACGCCCTCGAGTGGGAGAACGCGATCGGGCAACACCAGCCCGAAGGCGAGAACAGGACCTACGAACCGCTGCCCGGCCACAACTTCGTGATCGCCAGCGCGGGCGGGACGAACGAGTGGAACACCTACGTCCGTTCGGACTTCCTCAGCGAACAGGGTGAGACCCAGACCGTCGAGTTCGTCGCCGAGGAGGACATGGGCGTCTACCTCGACCAGTCACAGCTCGACGCGGTCGGCGAGATCGACGTCCAGTAGCCCGCTGCCGGGCTCTTTTTCTGTCGACGACCCCGCCACGGCCGTCAGTCCGCCGTGTCGACGCGCCGGTCCCGCTCGAGCGTCGTCACCGCGACGCCGGCGATCACGACGAGGCCGCCGCCGACCGTAACCGGGCCCGGCACTTCCCCGAGCAGGACGAGCGCGAGCAGCGTCGCACCGACCGGCTCGCCGAGCCAGGCGACGCTGACGACGACCGACTCGAGGTGAGCCAGCGCCCAGTTGCTCACCGTGTGCCCGAGGAGGCCGGGGCCGATAGCCAGCCCGAGAAAGAGCGCCCATTCGTGGGGCGGATAGCCGACGTAGGCGTGGCCCTGCAGACCCACGAGAGCAAAGAGCGCGACCACACAGGCCCCGTAAACGACGGTCACGTAGGGAAAGAGCGGGACCCGCTGGCGGATCGAGCGGCCGGCCAGTACGTAGCC contains the following coding sequences:
- a CDS encoding cupredoxin domain-containing protein is translated as MSNEQRSRDDVSRRGVLRGTAAIAGTAAAGTAGAYRDEIDFRLPATQNDGEGRTLSLLGIVGGWVGVAPAEIDGRSNPPLRLIEGEDHEIVWTNGDGSRHNFTLEDEDGNVIEATDFVEEQGESTSLTVTAEEGMAGYYCVPHPVQMRGPIELIDADEVHELRVRVEDENGDPLGAEVFVGDHHSFSDVAAKPGQQEAEAPPAVARFDMLEDGEYDVEVWTYGHERLTDTVTIDGDDAAFTATLSATEPGDPAETYSMRLEEGRWVGVGPDAIADEENPTLELEAGETYALEWENAIGQHQPEGENRTYEPLPGHNFVIASAGGTNEWNTYVRSDFLSEQGETQTVEFVAEEDMGVYLDQSQLDAVGEIDVQ